GACGACTACACGATCAGCACCGTGTCCGGGCGCGCGGTGACGCACAGCGCCGGCTACCCGTCGGCGGAACCGCACACATCGGCAGAGAACTCCGCATCAGCCACCGCGTCACCCTGCGGACGCATCGACAGCGCCAACGCGTACAACACCGCACACAGCGGCACAGTATGCCCTCAGGCCGTCGTGGCGGGCTCCGGCTCGCTTGCCGCATCACGGGCAAACCGCTCCACAGGCGCCCGTGTCACCGTCACCCATGTGTTGTTCACCGCCGCAGCGCCGGAAAACGTGTCTGTCAACGCCGGATCGTGCAGCAGATTCACATTCGCCCCCGGCACCGACGCCGCCACCTTCCAGCCGACACCCGGCTCACCGTGACCCCATCCGTGCGGAATCGCCACTGTACCGGCCCGGATGTCGTCGCTGATTTCCAACGGCACCACGATCGATCCGGTGCGCGACCGCACCATCACCGGCTCACCGTCGCGC
The DNA window shown above is from Nocardia sp. NBC_01730 and carries:
- a CDS encoding molybdopterin dinucleotide binding domain-containing protein yields the protein MVKGRDRCTALMHPADAAEGGLRDGEPVMVRSRTGSIVVPLEISDDIRAGTVAIPHGWGHGEPGVGWKVAASVPGANVNLLHDPALTDTFSGAAAVNNTWVTVTRAPVERFARDAASEPEPATTA